Genomic segment of Desulfomonile tiedjei:
TATTTCCACCGGAGCGCCTGAGGCTACCCAGGCCACTTTTTTGACCCCATTAGCATAATTGCCTGCCAGGTATTGCTGCGAAATCAATTCCTTCATGCGGAATCTCGATGCCAGGGGAGGCACCAGCGAGTCATTGCCGGCCGTGCCTTTCCTGCCTGCCTTCCATTTGGATCGCAAGCGTTCAAAGCGAAGTGCTGCCTTGCCAATCACTCCTGCCTTCAAATGGTAGGCCAGGAAACTGCCGATTTTCATCTCAACATCTCCAGAAATGACTGAATCCTATTTAAGACCTGGAAAGGAATCGTACCCTCCAGGTCCGTCTCGAGGTAAAGCAGGGGCCAGCCGCGTTTTTCCAAGGCCTTACGCTGGAGGGGCAAATAGAAGAGTTCCGGTTCGCAAAACTTGACGTTGTAGACCACTGCGCCCCTTGCTCCGTATTTTTCCATCTTAGTCACCAGATGCTTGCACCTGTCCTCGACCGAAGCCCCTACCGTAGGGTCCGGGGGCATGGACATCATCTGACGTGCCATTCGACGAAAAGGATTCGCGTCGTCGTAGGTCTCGTATACCCGTCGTCCGCAACACGCCAAATCGTCCGCCACCACTCTACCGCCCATGTCGTTGATATGGTCAAACAGCTCCATGGGCTCCGGCACAATTCCGCTCAACAACAGGGGAATACCCTTTCGGTCGGCCTGTGCCTTCGGCAAGGTCTGAGCCAATTCCAGGAAAACCTCCGCGGGCAGAAACTCACGCGAGCGCAGTGCGGAAAAAAAATCCCGATCGCTGACGGAGTATTTGTCTCTGTTGAGGCAGATCTGTGCGAACGCAGCGTCGGCCTGACCCTCGATGTCGAGCGCGGCAATCAGATCTGCATCGGAAGGATCGACATCGGACAGTGGTCGGAGCCTTTCCGCTAAGTCTTCCAACTCTTTCTGCAAGAATTGGAGTTGGCACTGGCCGCGGCCTCGGGGATGGTAAATGGTCAGCACAGGTTTGCCGCCGGACAGGAAATCCTTGAATATGGATCCCATGCCTTGCAGCGAGTCGCAGGTGTGGGGAATCAGGATGCAGTCCAACTGTTTCCCGGGATCGGTGCTCAGGAAGCTGGTGGCATTACGGACAATAGCGCAGGCGTATTCCTGGAAATGGCCGGCTTGCGCGTGGGTATTGATTCCCGGCGGCCCCCACACCTCAATGGGGTGAAAGCCAAAAGCCCTCAGCAATGCCCTGGGATAGTGAATGGGGAGCACTGCCGCGATCTTTTTCCCTTCACCGCGGACCTGCTTAATGATCTCTTTTCGGCTGGGCAAATTCACGGTGTGCCCCCAGGCTCTCCGGTGTACTGCTCTGCAATGAGTTCTGAATACATATCGACAAGCTTTCGCCTCTTCAGTTTCAAAGTGGGTGTCAATAGACCGTTTTCCTGAGTCCAATCATCGGTGATTACCACGGCCTTCATGGGTTTTTCATAGGTCTTGAAATCACCGCAAAATGTGTCGATTTCCTTTTTGAACAGAGCTTGAACCGGATCGCTTCTCTCCCAGCCCTTACGGCCCAGATCGAGGCCTTGATCCTGCGCGAAATCCCCCATGGCCTCCATTTCAGGAACAATGAACACAATATTGTACGGACGATTGTCGCCGAAGATCATAGCATGGGCCACATAGCGACTCTGCTTGAGCTGTTCTTCCAGGAGCGACGGTGCGACATACCGGCCGTTCGTCATTTTGTACAACTCCTTGATCCTGCCGGTGACATACAGGTATCCGTCGTCATCGAACCTGCCAAGATCGCCTGTGCGAAACCCTCCATCCTCGGTGAGGCTTTCAGCGAACAACTCGGGCAGCTTATGGTACCCGACGGTTATGAGCGGACCGTATGCTACGATTTCCCCTTCGTTTTCCCGTGCCCCTTCCACGGATTTGTCCAAAACGACCCTCGCTGCTTTCACGGGCTTGCCCACGCTGCCTATACGACGTTCATCCTTGGTGTTGAACGTCAAGGCCATGGTGGTCTCGGTCAGACCATAACCCTCATAAACCGAGAGGCCCAGGCACTCCATGAATTCGATCAACTCGCGGCTGAGCGCTGCGCCGCCACTGGTCATCCAGCGTAGACGCCCGCCGAATCGATCGCGGATCTTGGACATTACCAGCCTGTCGGCCACTGCGACGGTAACGCGATCCTTCAGCCCAATGTCCCGGCCTTCACGCAGTTGAGCACGAGCGGTCATGCATTTGTCAAAGAGCAATTTGGCCAGGCCGCCTTTTTTATGGATGGCTCCGAGCACTACCTCGTGGAATCGGTTGAGCAGCTTAGGCACGCTAAAGAAAATTGTGGGGCGGATGAGGGAGAAATCTTCGATTATTTTCATGGGATCAGGCACGATGGCCGCGGAAAACCCTTTGTATACAACGAGGTGAACTTCCACAATTTGGCCCATCAGATGGCCCCAGGGCAAGAATGACAGGCTGCGGTCCTCTGGACTAAGGTCAA
This window contains:
- a CDS encoding 2-hydroxyacyl-CoA dehydratase, which gives rise to MNLPSRKEIIKQVRGEGKKIAAVLPIHYPRALLRAFGFHPIEVWGPPGINTHAQAGHFQEYACAIVRNATSFLSTDPGKQLDCILIPHTCDSLQGMGSIFKDFLSGGKPVLTIYHPRGRGQCQLQFLQKELEDLAERLRPLSDVDPSDADLIAALDIEGQADAAFAQICLNRDKYSVSDRDFFSALRSREFLPAEVFLELAQTLPKAQADRKGIPLLLSGIVPEPMELFDHINDMGGRVVADDLACCGRRVYETYDDANPFRRMARQMMSMPPDPTVGASVEDRCKHLVTKMEKYGARGAVVYNVKFCEPELFYLPLQRKALEKRGWPLLYLETDLEGTIPFQVLNRIQSFLEMLR
- a CDS encoding AMP-binding protein — its product is MGQRFNNLVDVQQASCARYGAREMFGEKGADGYRWVTFGEFGEMVDQMRAGLASLGVGHEDKVAVIANNCVRWAVSAYATYGLRAQFVAMYESQPLDEWKFILRDSEAKVLLVRSPQIAQRVKGFVQDVETLEALVCLDGEADGAYSYADLIRRGKRNPVPSMKPSPDEPFGLIYTSGTTGNPKGVILTHNNLITQMESVEDLLDLSPEDRSLSFLPWGHLMGQIVEVHLVVYKGFSAAIVPDPMKIIEDFSLIRPTIFFSVPKLLNRFHEVVLGAIHKKGGLAKLLFDKCMTARAQLREGRDIGLKDRVTVAVADRLVMSKIRDRFGGRLRWMTSGGAALSRELIEFMECLGLSVYEGYGLTETTMALTFNTKDERRIGSVGKPVKAARVVLDKSVEGARENEGEIVAYGPLITVGYHKLPELFAESLTEDGGFRTGDLGRFDDDGYLYVTGRIKELYKMTNGRYVAPSLLEEQLKQSRYVAHAMIFGDNRPYNIVFIVPEMEAMGDFAQDQGLDLGRKGWERSDPVQALFKKEIDTFCGDFKTYEKPMKAVVITDDWTQENGLLTPTLKLKRRKLVDMYSELIAEQYTGEPGGTP